In one Melaminivora jejuensis genomic region, the following are encoded:
- a CDS encoding IMPACT family protein, whose translation MLFTLAGPAHSELIIRKSRFIGCVEPMPDRAAAQARVEQLRQQHPTARHVCWALLAGGQSAAVDDGEPGGTAGRPMLDVLRHQQLDGVLATVVRYFGGIKLGAGGLVRAYTDSVAQALLTAHKLPRQRLVQLRACVPYALEGLLRRELAAADAQLLDVQHAAQVIFTLSLPEAQASTFQSRLDELAHGRLGWLDAD comes from the coding sequence ATGCTCTTCACTCTGGCCGGCCCGGCCCACAGCGAACTCATCATCAGGAAAAGCCGCTTCATCGGCTGCGTCGAGCCCATGCCCGACCGCGCCGCCGCCCAGGCGCGGGTGGAGCAGCTGCGCCAGCAGCATCCCACGGCGCGCCATGTCTGCTGGGCCTTGCTGGCCGGCGGGCAGTCGGCGGCGGTCGATGACGGCGAACCCGGAGGCACGGCGGGCCGGCCCATGCTGGACGTGCTGCGCCACCAGCAGCTCGACGGCGTGCTGGCCACCGTGGTGCGCTATTTCGGCGGCATCAAGCTGGGCGCTGGCGGCCTGGTGCGCGCCTATACCGACAGCGTGGCCCAAGCCCTGCTCACGGCGCACAAGCTGCCGCGCCAGCGCCTGGTACAGCTGCGCGCCTGCGTGCCCTATGCCCTGGAAGGACTGCTGCGCCGCGAACTCGCGGCTGCTGACGCCCAACTGCTGGACGTGCAGCACGCCGCCCAAGTCATCTTCACCCTGAGCCTGCCCGAGGCCCAGGCCAGCACGTTCCAGAGCCGGCTCGATGAGCTGGCGCATGGCCGGCTGGGCTGGCTGGATGCCGATTGA
- a CDS encoding dihydrolipoyl dehydrogenase, giving the protein MPQTLDTLIIGAGTAGLAALREVRKRTDNYLLVNDGPWGTTCARVGCMPSKMLVEAANALHARTRFETFGLRGGEHLHADLHAVLARVRALRDEFVAGTLRASDAGDKAISGRARLLDAQRVEVNGQTWKARSVIVATGTRPVLPDPWLAFGERILTSDTLFEQPTLGPRMAVIGLGAIGAELAQALARLGIEVVAFVTSQRVAGLQDEAVGERMYQQLQGEFAISVGEHAQLREVEGGIEVSNGQTTVIVDQVLAAMGRTPNIEYLGLDTLGPVLDKHGLPPIDPCTLQVQGTSVFVAGDVDRHRALLHEAADEGHIAGINAVRLAQGQPLRHFRRRVPLAITFCEPNAASVGLGGKEVQEQPHLVGEIDFARQGRARVAVRNAGLLRIYAAPDSGRLLGAQLCAPAGEHLAQLLALAIDRGLTVQDMLRMPVYHPTLEEGLRTALRQIARQLPVQSETDLSDCENLGAAALD; this is encoded by the coding sequence ATGCCACAGACCCTCGACACCCTGATCATCGGCGCCGGCACCGCCGGCCTGGCCGCGCTGCGCGAAGTGCGCAAGCGCACCGACAACTATCTGCTGGTCAATGACGGCCCCTGGGGCACGACCTGCGCACGCGTGGGCTGTATGCCCTCCAAGATGCTGGTCGAGGCGGCCAACGCCCTGCACGCGCGCACGCGCTTCGAGACCTTCGGCCTGCGCGGCGGCGAGCACCTGCACGCCGACCTGCACGCCGTGCTGGCACGGGTGCGCGCCCTGCGCGACGAGTTCGTCGCCGGCACGCTGCGCGCCAGCGATGCGGGCGACAAGGCGATCTCGGGCCGCGCCCGGCTGCTGGACGCGCAGCGCGTCGAAGTCAATGGCCAGACCTGGAAGGCGCGCAGCGTCATCGTCGCCACCGGCACGCGACCGGTGCTGCCCGACCCCTGGCTGGCCTTTGGCGAGCGCATCCTGACCTCCGATACGCTGTTCGAGCAGCCCACGCTCGGCCCGCGCATGGCCGTCATCGGCCTGGGCGCCATTGGTGCCGAACTGGCGCAGGCGCTGGCCCGCCTGGGCATCGAGGTCGTGGCCTTCGTGACCAGCCAGCGCGTGGCCGGCCTGCAGGACGAGGCCGTGGGCGAGCGCATGTACCAGCAGCTCCAGGGCGAATTTGCCATCAGCGTGGGCGAGCACGCGCAGCTGCGCGAGGTCGAGGGCGGCATCGAGGTCAGCAACGGCCAGACCACGGTGATAGTCGATCAGGTGCTGGCCGCCATGGGCCGCACGCCCAACATCGAATACCTGGGCCTGGACACGCTGGGGCCGGTGCTGGACAAGCACGGCCTGCCGCCCATCGACCCCTGCACGCTGCAGGTGCAAGGCACCAGCGTCTTTGTCGCCGGCGACGTGGATCGTCACCGCGCCCTGCTACACGAGGCCGCCGACGAGGGCCATATCGCCGGCATCAACGCCGTGCGCCTGGCGCAAGGCCAGCCGCTGCGGCACTTTCGCCGGCGCGTGCCGCTGGCCATTACCTTCTGCGAACCCAACGCCGCCAGCGTCGGCCTGGGCGGCAAGGAGGTGCAGGAGCAGCCGCACCTGGTCGGCGAGATCGACTTCGCCCGCCAGGGCCGCGCCCGCGTGGCCGTGCGCAACGCCGGCCTGCTGCGCATCTACGCTGCACCCGACAGTGGCCGGCTGCTGGGCGCGCAGCTGTGCGCCCCGGCGGGCGAGCACCTGGCGCAACTGCTGGCCCTGGCCATCGACCGGGGCCTGACGGTGCAGGACATGCTGCGTATGCCCGTCTATCACCCGACGCTGGAAGAAGGCCTGCGCACCGCCCTGCGCCAGATCGCGCGCCAACTGCCCGTGCAAAGCGAGACCGACCTGTCGGACTGCGAAAATCTGGGCGCCGCCGCACTGGATTGA